TAGCAACAACAACGCTCGCTGTTTTGTTGTCTTCGCTTGTGCTTACAGTGGCCGTTGGTACTTCCGGCTGGTGTTTCCACCGTACAACAAACGGTATCTTTTTTTCTGCCACATGGTCATAAATATCTGTAAATGCAATCTGTATGCTGTACCTTGCACCGTCATCCATCTGCCCGATCAGGTCACCCAAGGCAATACTGTAGTTATCTGTTTCACTACCGGTAAAACTGGCAATAATTTCGCCGGAAAAATGCTGTTCCTTTAATCCGTCCGGGCGCAGAATATAATAATCCTCGTCTCTGACAATCATTACTTTTGCTGTGCCGGAAGAATCCCCGAATGAAGGGGATATTGTTAGTGGTAGCTGTTCTAAATAATTTGTTGTGCCTTCCGATGATTCCGGTACTGTCTGGTCGGTTGCCTCCGTGGTAACATCGTCAGAATTATATGACGTTGCTTCTGAGACGAGATTCGTTGCAACGCTGTCTATTGTAGGTTTTGCAACGATTTCAACAGCCACAGAATCTGACCATGCCCCTTCCTTGCCTCCTTGTGCCGTAACCATTGCTTTTAAATAATGGATTTCCCCTACGTTCCATAGATCGCTTAAAAGACCGTTTGCAGTATAGATTTTATTAATATTTTCAATCGTTTCTGACAATGTCTCCATGCCGGAGGACATCATCAAAACAACAACATTTCCATCATTTCCTTTAACCGGTTCATCGTTAATCGCTTCCGCTATTTTTATGCTCGCTTTGCTGTTTCCGGTGTAGCCAACACTGCAAATAACTGTATCGTCCAAAGCAAGATAATTTTCTGTCGTTGCAAGCGTAGGAGTCGTTGGTGTCTCGCTCAGCGATACGGAAACCGTATCAGACCAAGGAGACAACACTTCCTCGTCTCCGGACGTATCACGCAATCTTACGCGGAAATAATATGTTTTTGCCGATTCCAGAGAGCCGATATGCCACGTAGTTTCCCTGTCCTCTACATCATAAGTAGTTGGGGCATCCGTACTAATCCATGCGTCCTCATGGTCCGCCCACGCAATGGTAGCTGCATCCGCATTTTTCCACGACCAATCCCATGTTAATTCTACGGTATCAGATGCTACCGCCATTGCAGTTATATTTTTCGGTGGGACTGCGATTTTTCGTGTCTCTGAGTAAACCCACCCTGACTGCATGAGGGGGCCAAGTTTGTAGATGATGCCAGATGCTCCGTTTTGAGGTGTAGAAGTTCCGGTAAAATTCTTGAGGGCAATCTGGTATTCAGTGCCGCTGGAAACATCCGGACACGTAACCGTGATCGTCCCCTCTTTGTCGGTGATTGCAATAATACCTTTTTCTTCATTGTCTATTTTCATCCAGACGGCTGTTTTAGCGTCAGGTACTTCCGTGTTGCGCTCAATGCTGTTAATTGTCAGTGTTGTTCCTGTCGCTGATACCGTATCAAATGACGGGGATTTCAAAGCCCCTCGTGCCGCTACTCGTGGCTCAGAATATGCATATTTTTTATCGTGCGTACTTTGCACCCTTGTCCACATAATCTGGTCTTCCGCTATGCCGTCGTCCGTGTTGAAATCTGCTGACACCGTATAATCATGGTACGCAACAGTTACTCCTGTGCTCCACGATGTGCCAGTATATCTCTCTCCGCTTTCCGGCGTGTCTATAGCGTATTGTAACTCCATGGAATCCACAGGGCGGTCCTGCGGCGATGCCTGCACCCAGTTTGCCCATACATAGCGGCTAGATGAGCCTATCTCTTTGCTCCCTGTGCTCTGTATGTTTGGGCGCTCCGGGATGCTGTAATAATGGTATGCATAGCCCCAACCGGAATCTCCGGCGCACCCCCTTGATTTTACCCTTACAATACGGCAAAATGTCATACTCTGTGTCGGGGAACCATCCTCCGTTATCGCCCATGTTCCAGATGCTCCTGTATAGGATGCATTGGCAAAGCGAGCGTTTGCAATGGCACCCTTATAGTTTGTCATTAATGCGGTCTGTACCTGTGTTCTTGCAAAATGCCTTGCATCATTCGCCTCGTATGAGGTACTCCAGGTAAACGTGCCTTTATTTGCGCCGGTATCATCAAGGGAATAAGAAACAGAAGGGGTATTTGGTGCATATATGGTAAATGTCTTTGTGGAATGCGCGGCTGTATAGGTATGCTTTTTATCACTTTTTGTTTTGCCCTTTACCTTAAACTCTATCGCATTTAATAATTTTGATGAGGCAGGATAATAATTTTTTGCATCAAGCGCGACTGTTTTTTTAGTTGCTGATTTCCCCACATTTATTTCTTTCCATTTTGTCCAATCCCATTTGGAGGCACCAGCGTTTTTTGTATGTAGACGATACCATAGCCACTGCCCATCCTCATATTTTTTCACCGGTATCTTCCAAGATATTGTAAATTTCAGATTGTCTCTAGATATAGACAGACCGCTGGGAGCAGCAGATTTTTTATTTTTCTTTGCCATTATGCCATTTTCACCTGCCTTCTAAGCTCACTTGCCATTCTTCTTCCCCATTCTTCTGGGTTATCTGCACCGTTTACGGTTACGTTAATAGTTACATCGTTTTTTGTTCCCCGTGTCGCCTCTTTGATATCGCTCATTAATCTGCTACGACCGTACAGCATCTCATCTCCTGCTTCTCCTGCTCCAAACAAGGTGGCATCAGAAAATACATATGGGCTTTCCATGGCTTTTTTATACCAGCTAATGTGGAATGATGGCAGGGAGCCCTTTCCGCCAATACCGAACGGAGCCTTTCCGCCAGAAACACTTAAATGTGGTAGGTTTAGGTGTGGTAGAGACCAGCTAAATTTTAAAGCACTCTTGAACCGTCCAGGGAAACTTTTTACCAAGGATACCGCCTTAGTAAAGATACTTTTAACAGCTGATGGTATCTTAGTAAATGCTCCTTTTACAGCCGATAAAATGCCGTTGCCCCTAAATGCCCCTTTAAATCCGTTTACAGCATTTTTGGCGGCAGTTTTTAAGAGTGATGGGAGATTTTTGACCCCTTTTATTATGCCGGTAACAATGTTTTTACCAAGCGAAAACCAGTTAAACGCTGTAAATATGCTCACAATGGCTGTGATAATTTTAGGCAAATTAGCAATTAATAACGGAATCGCACGAACTAAGCCAATCGCTAAATTTGTTATGATTGTTACTCCTGTTGCAAGGATTTTTGGCGCATTATCGTTAATAATGCCAGCCAAATTCGTTATGATTGTAGGTACATATGCAATCAATACAGGAATAGAATTAATCAGCCCTTGAGCAATATTCTGGATAAGTGTCAGGCCTGCATTTATCAATTTGCCTGCGTTGCTCCTCAATGACTCTGTAAATTGTGTCAGCATCGGCAACGCCTGCCCCAAAAAGGTCGGGATGCCCTGAGTCATGCCGTTAGCGATAGTCGTCAGCAAATTAACTCCGACCGATGTAAATACATTTAGCCCTGTGGAAATCGTAGAGGCAAGATTATTTAACAGTTGGCTGACAGCAGTTGTAATACTGCCAGAATTTTGAGTAACGCTTGAAATTAAACCGTTTATGAGGTCGCCGCCGATTTTTGTCAGCCCCGGCAACTGGCCGCTAAAATTAATCGCATCTTGCGCCAGTTTGGAAAGGGCGCCGCTTATGCCGCCAGATTCCATCGCCTCAGCTAATCCACTAACCTCGCTTGTTATACCTTTGATGGCACCACGGATAGTACCCGAAAAGGTATTATAAAAAGCAAGTTGCAGGCCTTCTGTGGCGCTAGATAGCAAGGTTATGTCGCCCTGCAAATTATCTAACTGCGTAGCCGCCTGTTGTGCTGCGGAGCCGGAAGAATCCTGTATTCCTTTCCAAAATTTTTGCACAGTCGCATCACTCGATGCGGTCATTTTATTAAACGCCTGTAATCCTTGCGTTGTAAAAATCGTTGCAAGAGCATTGTTTTTTTGTTCCGCTGTCATACCCTGCAAAGAGCCATTAAGCTCGTCTACGAGGTCGTTAAAATCTTTTGCCTCGCCGTTTGACTTATAGGCGGATACACCTAACTGATCTAAAGCTTTTGATGCATCATCAGTCGGAGTATATAAGTCCGCCATTGCCCTATTTAATGCCGTAGATGCCTCGGAGCCTGTCACGTTCTGCTCTGCCAAGCGAAGTAAGGAAAGCGTGACACTGTCCGCCGCTTGACCGTAGTTTTTCGCTGTGGCAGCAGAACCGGAAAAAGCCTCTCCAAGGCCTCTTACGTCCGTATTAGCAAGAGTAGCACCCTTTGCCATCAAATCGGCATAGTAAGATGCGTTACTCATCGAGTCACCAAAGCCTTTTACCGCACCTGCGGTATACGATGCCGATTCTTCCAGACTCATAGCACCAGCAGAGGCAAGATTAAGTACTGTCCCGATGCCGCTAATCTGCTCATCCGCCGACAAGCCAGCCTGAGCAAGGATATTCATTCCTTCGGCCGCTTCCGTTGCGGTGTACTTTGTTGTGCGCCCCATTTCCTCGGCCTTGGCTTTGACGTTTCCTATTTTGTCTACGGTTGTTCCCATGGTAGCTGCTACCTGAGACATTGCAGTATCAAAATTAATTCCGGCATCTATTGATGTTTTTGTAAATGCAACGGCGGCAGCAGAGCCGGCCACCATAGCTGTTTTAGCTACTTTCCCGACCGCTTTAAATGCCCCGCCAATTTTTGATGTGGACGAGCTGGCGTTACCTTCTGCGTCTTTCAGCCCCTGCTTATATGCGGTGTCTTTGATTGCCAGAGTGACAAACAACTCCATTACATTCAACTATCCATCACCACCAATCCGGCTCTTTTAATGACGTCCGCGGCTATTTCTTCACCAGTCTTTGTTACTGTTTGTTTTTTGTTGTTATTAATTAAATCAATAAACGATGCATAGAGATATTCCCCGCCAAACGCCTGCGAAATACTTTCGGTTACATATTTCAGCCCGTCAGCCATATATCGTTTGTAAATTAATTCTTCTGTGTCGTCTAAAATCTTGGCTTTGACATACAGCAGAAAGCCCTTTACGCTTCTTCCTCTGTATTCTCCTGCGCATCGCCAGAGGGTTCTTCTGCTGCGCTTGTTGGCGCTGAGAAAAAAAGCTGACGTACCTCCGGCTCATTGATGAGGTCAACCATGCCTTTGATAATGTCCATTAATTTATGCTTTTTCTTGTATTCCTCAACACTCTGCAATTCAAACGCTGCTAAGATTCCAATTACATCATCTTTGTGTGTTTTTAACAGCCTAGGAGCTGTTTTAGCACCCCTAGCAAAGACTTTGATATATTTCTCCCCTTCCTGTGGTACAAGCTTCTGGCACAGGCTGAGCGCATCATCATCGTCTGCAATGTTACCGATATGTTCGAGGGAGTTCGCAATGGCTTCTAAACCCTGTTCTGCTGTTAATTCTGATAATTTCATGCTTTACCTCCTACGCCGCTTCGCCTGTTTTGATATAAACCTCGTAAGG
This Anaerobutyricum hallii DNA region includes the following protein-coding sequences:
- a CDS encoding fibronectin type III domain-containing protein, whose protein sequence is MKKYEDGQWLWYRLHTKNAGASKWDWTKWKEINVGKSATKKTVALDAKNYYPASSKLLNAIEFKVKGKTKSDKKHTYTAAHSTKTFTIYAPNTPSVSYSLDDTGANKGTFTWSTSYEANDARHFARTQVQTALMTNYKGAIANARFANASYTGASGTWAITEDGSPTQSMTFCRIVRVKSRGCAGDSGWGYAYHYYSIPERPNIQSTGSKEIGSSSRYVWANWVQASPQDRPVDSMELQYAIDTPESGERYTGTSWSTGVTVAYHDYTVSADFNTDDGIAEDQIMWTRVQSTHDKKYAYSEPRVAARGALKSPSFDTVSATGTTLTINSIERNTEVPDAKTAVWMKIDNEEKGIIAITDKEGTITVTCPDVSSGTEYQIALKNFTGTSTPQNGASGIIYKLGPLMQSGWVYSETRKIAVPPKNITAMAVASDTVELTWDWSWKNADAATIAWADHEDAWISTDAPTTYDVEDRETTWHIGSLESAKTYYFRVRLRDTSGDEEVLSPWSDTVSVSLSETPTTPTLATTENYLALDDTVICSVGYTGNSKASIKIAEAINDEPVKGNDGNVVVLMMSSGMETLSETIENINKIYTANGLLSDLWNVGEIHYLKAMVTAQGGKEGAWSDSVAVEIVAKPTIDSVATNLVSEATSYNSDDVTTEATDQTVPESSEGTTNYLEQLPLTISPSFGDSSGTAKVMIVRDEDYYILRPDGLKEQHFSGEIIASFTGSETDNYSIALGDLIGQMDDGARYSIQIAFTDIYDHVAEKKIPFVVRWKHQPEVPTATVSTSEDNKTASVVVAKPTTYADGDTFDLYRMSVDRAELILENGVYGQKYVDPYPALNEYGGILVVNKTANGDYITSDSSFAWLYSDFSIEYKKAIIDFDGESIEIQYNIDCDNSWDKDFERTVYLGGSVQGDWNPAVTRDLKIDAVSISLTEPTMIEQMRRLATYPGICHVRTPDGSSFSCDIQVSEKKDHDNKMRTDFSLTIKKVDSEELDAVTEEQWSAEHPNEVT
- a CDS encoding phage tail tape measure protein, which gives rise to MELFVTLAIKDTAYKQGLKDAEGNASSSTSKIGGAFKAVGKVAKTAMVAGSAAAVAFTKTSIDAGINFDTAMSQVAATMGTTVDKIGNVKAKAEEMGRTTKYTATEAAEGMNILAQAGLSADEQISGIGTVLNLASAGAMSLEESASYTAGAVKGFGDSMSNASYYADLMAKGATLANTDVRGLGEAFSGSAATAKNYGQAADSVTLSLLRLAEQNVTGSEASTALNRAMADLYTPTDDASKALDQLGVSAYKSNGEAKDFNDLVDELNGSLQGMTAEQKNNALATIFTTQGLQAFNKMTASSDATVQKFWKGIQDSSGSAAQQAATQLDNLQGDITLLSSATEGLQLAFYNTFSGTIRGAIKGITSEVSGLAEAMESGGISGALSKLAQDAINFSGQLPGLTKIGGDLINGLISSVTQNSGSITTAVSQLLNNLASTISTGLNVFTSVGVNLLTTIANGMTQGIPTFLGQALPMLTQFTESLRSNAGKLINAGLTLIQNIAQGLINSIPVLIAYVPTIITNLAGIINDNAPKILATGVTIITNLAIGLVRAIPLLIANLPKIITAIVSIFTAFNWFSLGKNIVTGIIKGVKNLPSLLKTAAKNAVNGFKGAFRGNGILSAVKGAFTKIPSAVKSIFTKAVSLVKSFPGRFKSALKFSWSLPHLNLPHLSVSGGKAPFGIGGKGSLPSFHISWYKKAMESPYVFSDATLFGAGEAGDEMLYGRSRLMSDIKEATRGTKNDVTINVTVNGADNPEEWGRRMASELRRQVKMA